In Candidatus Berkelbacteria bacterium, the following are encoded in one genomic region:
- a CDS encoding flippase yields MSSALVKNVVIYGLGDAIIRALGVVTVPIFTRILSPTDYGVLSVLVALTAVVGLINDAGMVSAAQRQYFDEKGDSGKRQATATAVWFSLSLGIILTALGILLAKPLAGWLLGNSELDELIILAFLSSGLGVIVQLVRSFFRLTFTPWPFMVSTVLTGILSLGVAAWLVFQGQGVMGYFGGLLIGTAFGFFITLILGRRFLAFTYDRERLTKMLRYGLPLVPAAAALFVVDLSDRFLLARLRDLSEVGIYSVGVSVASMMTLFIGAFAQAWAPFALSKHAEMPKESPFLFARFLLYVLVFFSALALLITLFSQEILQLLTTAAFFDAVKVVPILALGYVVFATTQLTTLGMSIARRTSVIAIGALLAALVNIGGNLLLVPNFGMLGAAWATLAAYLVLTITYGAVSSRYLRCPWPWGRIGRLAPVVALGFGLTFVLPDGVGLVTAAWKIAYFGAFAGLVLLSGAVDREELKILRQIIAVDLKFWKRTRSVPRGAVD; encoded by the coding sequence ATGAGCTCCGCACTCGTTAAGAACGTCGTCATTTACGGCCTCGGCGACGCGATTATCCGAGCCCTTGGTGTGGTGACGGTGCCGATTTTTACGAGGATTCTGAGCCCAACCGATTACGGGGTTCTTAGCGTTCTCGTAGCTTTAACGGCCGTTGTCGGCCTGATCAACGACGCCGGCATGGTTTCGGCGGCACAGCGGCAATATTTTGACGAGAAGGGCGATAGTGGCAAGCGACAAGCCACGGCTACCGCCGTCTGGTTTTCTTTAAGCCTAGGGATTATTCTAACGGCCCTCGGGATCTTACTCGCCAAACCATTAGCGGGCTGGCTACTCGGCAATAGTGAGCTCGACGAGCTAATTATTCTCGCCTTCTTATCGAGTGGCCTGGGCGTCATTGTTCAGCTAGTACGAAGTTTCTTCCGGCTAACTTTCACACCGTGGCCATTTATGGTCTCAACGGTTCTGACCGGAATCTTATCGCTTGGCGTCGCCGCCTGGCTAGTTTTCCAAGGCCAGGGCGTAATGGGCTATTTTGGCGGTCTTTTGATTGGTACAGCCTTTGGCTTTTTCATCACCCTCATTCTCGGTCGGCGATTCCTCGCTTTTACTTACGATCGAGAGCGTTTAACAAAAATGCTGCGCTATGGGTTGCCGTTAGTGCCAGCGGCGGCGGCCTTGTTTGTCGTTGACCTTTCGGATCGCTTTTTGCTGGCTCGTTTACGCGATTTATCAGAGGTCGGCATCTATTCCGTCGGCGTCAGCGTGGCTAGCATGATGACCTTATTTATCGGCGCTTTTGCCCAGGCATGGGCGCCGTTTGCCCTCTCGAAACACGCCGAAATGCCGAAAGAATCACCGTTCCTTTTTGCTCGGTTCTTGCTCTACGTCCTGGTATTCTTCTCGGCACTTGCCTTATTAATCACCCTGTTCTCACAAGAGATCCTACAGCTTCTAACCACCGCGGCCTTCTTTGATGCGGTTAAAGTCGTGCCGATTCTAGCGCTTGGCTACGTCGTCTTTGCCACCACGCAGCTGACAACCCTAGGAATGAGTATCGCTCGGCGCACTTCGGTCATCGCTATCGGAGCGCTACTAGCCGCCCTAGTGAATATCGGCGGCAATCTTTTGCTAGTGCCAAATTTCGGCATGTTGGGGGCCGCTTGGGCGACGCTAGCGGCATATCTAGTTTTAACGATAACCTACGGCGCCGTCTCGTCGCGCTACCTACGTTGCCCTTGGCCTTGGGGTAGGATCGGACGATTAGCGCCAGTAGTTGCTCTGGGTTTTGGTTTAACGTTCGTGCTGCCTGACGGCGTGGGGTTGGTCACGGCTGCCTGGAAAATCGCCTACTTCGGAGCCTTTGCCGGCCTAGTTCTGTTGAGCGGCGCAGTTGACCGAGAAGAACTGAAAATTCTGCGCCAGATTATCGCCGTGGACCTTAAATTTTGGAAGCGCACGCGTAGTGTCCCGAGGGGAGCTGTCGACTAA
- a CDS encoding N-acetyltransferase, protein MSQISDKAQIGEGTTVMYNAVIEDDVVIGQNCKIGIGVIINKGARLGDNVQVWHYSNIMGGAKIGNDCRIGKYVSIERNVEIGRGCKIQNHISIFEGVTLEDLVFCGPNMRFTNVLIPRCGFPRETSDDYVKTLVKRGATIGAGVTVVCGTTLGERCFVAAHACVTRDILPYALVMGVPAKQVGWTCECGNPLREHDQGRLVCTDCGRAYRESDGRLEPVTE, encoded by the coding sequence ATGAGTCAGATCAGCGACAAGGCCCAGATCGGTGAAGGCACAACTGTCATGTATAACGCAGTGATCGAGGACGATGTTGTCATCGGTCAAAACTGCAAGATTGGCATTGGTGTCATCATCAACAAGGGCGCTCGCCTCGGCGACAACGTCCAGGTCTGGCACTACTCAAACATCATGGGCGGCGCCAAGATCGGCAACGACTGTCGGATCGGCAAGTACGTCTCAATCGAGCGTAACGTCGAGATCGGCCGCGGCTGCAAGATCCAAAACCACATCAGCATCTTCGAAGGGGTAACCCTGGAGGATCTGGTCTTCTGTGGCCCGAACATGCGCTTCACTAACGTTCTGATCCCGCGTTGCGGTTTCCCTCGGGAGACCAGCGACGACTACGTCAAAACGTTGGTCAAACGCGGCGCCACCATCGGGGCGGGAGTAACGGTTGTCTGCGGTACGACTCTGGGAGAGCGCTGCTTTGTGGCAGCTCACGCCTGCGTCACCCGCGACATCCTGCCCTACGCTCTCGTCATGGGCGTGCCGGCCAAGCAGGTCGGTTGGACCTGTGAGTGCGGCAACCCCCTCAGGGAGCACGATCAAGGACGGCTCGTCTGCACAGACTGTGGCCGAGCGTATCGCGAAAGCGACGGCCGTCTCGAGCCGGTAACCGAGTAG
- a CDS encoding methyltransferase domain-containing protein, with protein sequence MNDTVAKLLICPDCSRPLSLVGDELVCKRQHRFQVDHDSPVLLPHSAMSGSKWQEWEEKQEHGLEDYENPDPTYIALSNRVAGQFGEFCNFKDDTVVLDIGCGIEPTLFYVKPEWYRKLTFIGLDPLRGKIERPYHFVQAIAEKLPFKDDVFDQVVLATSLDHIIELGPVMKEIRRVLKPHSRVSIWITVFEYSPGRNITLASYLKDVVYLISRGRLGDAGRRFLNPYLAAGVDYRPTDQFHFHRFTRQSLLDSFRPADFRPTNYFLLEDHLNQGSKHFFLELGPANKSNSKKTKRSKASHELRTR encoded by the coding sequence ATGAACGACACCGTTGCTAAATTATTAATCTGCCCAGACTGCTCCAGGCCACTATCGCTGGTTGGAGATGAGCTAGTCTGTAAGCGCCAGCATCGTTTCCAAGTCGACCACGACTCGCCGGTGTTACTGCCGCACAGCGCAATGTCAGGATCGAAGTGGCAGGAATGGGAGGAGAAACAGGAGCATGGACTCGAAGACTATGAGAACCCGGATCCGACGTATATCGCTCTCTCCAACCGGGTTGCGGGGCAGTTTGGTGAGTTCTGTAACTTCAAGGACGATACTGTCGTTCTTGATATTGGCTGCGGTATTGAACCGACACTTTTTTACGTCAAGCCAGAGTGGTACCGCAAGCTAACATTCATTGGCTTAGATCCGCTCCGGGGTAAAATTGAGCGGCCGTACCACTTTGTCCAGGCAATTGCCGAGAAACTGCCTTTCAAGGACGACGTCTTTGATCAGGTTGTCTTAGCCACCAGTCTCGATCACATCATCGAGCTAGGTCCAGTCATGAAAGAAATTCGACGAGTTCTTAAGCCTCACAGCCGGGTTTCTATTTGGATTACTGTTTTCGAATACAGCCCTGGCCGTAACATTACGCTCGCCAGTTACCTGAAGGACGTGGTTTATTTGATTTCACGGGGGCGCTTAGGCGATGCCGGGCGGCGATTTCTCAATCCGTATCTTGCTGCCGGTGTCGATTATCGGCCAACTGACCAATTCCACTTCCATAGATTTACCCGGCAAAGTCTACTTGATTCCTTCAGGCCAGCCGATTTTCGCCCCACAAACTATTTTCTTTTAGAGGACCACTTGAACCAGGGGAGTAAGCACTTCTTCCTCGAGCTAGGCCCGGCCAATAAGTCGAATTCGAAAAAAACAAAACGATCAAAAGCCTCTCATGAGCTCCGCACTCGTTAA
- a CDS encoding DegT/DnrJ/EryC1/StrS family aminotransferase, translating to MEVRMLNLGLEVERLRPQLTEAIEGVLASTQFIMGAPVKEFETEIAAYTGAKHAIGCNSGTDALMIAARALDLKEGDEVITTPFTFFATVEPLLHLGVKAVFVDIDPETFNMNVDEVAPRINSRTKAIIPVHLFGQAVDMDPLVTLAAEHDLAIVEDVAQAFGADYQGNKLGTIGDIGCLSFFPSKNLGAYGDGGMMLTDDDEMAEKLRMLRNHGARKKYHNEVAGYNSRLDTLQAAILRTKLPHLDWCNARRLEAATYYSEALAEVEGLSVPATRDYGTHVFHQYTLRVNGGRRDELQESLKVKGVSTEIYYPVAIHKLEPFADFGYELPEAERAAAEVLSLPIGPDLTREEQDYVIQAIKESLS from the coding sequence ATGGAAGTCAGAATGCTCAATCTCGGTCTCGAGGTGGAACGGCTCCGGCCGCAGCTCACCGAAGCGATCGAGGGAGTGCTCGCAAGCACTCAATTCATCATGGGCGCGCCGGTCAAGGAATTCGAAACCGAGATCGCCGCCTACACTGGCGCCAAACACGCCATTGGCTGTAACTCCGGCACCGATGCTCTAATGATCGCTGCCCGAGCGCTCGACTTGAAGGAAGGCGACGAAGTCATTACGACCCCGTTCACCTTCTTTGCCACCGTCGAACCGCTCCTGCACCTTGGTGTGAAGGCGGTCTTCGTCGATATCGATCCCGAGACGTTCAACATGAACGTCGACGAGGTTGCGCCGAGGATCAATTCTCGTACCAAAGCGATCATCCCGGTACACCTATTCGGCCAAGCGGTCGATATGGATCCGCTGGTGACGTTGGCCGCCGAGCACGACCTGGCGATCGTCGAAGACGTCGCCCAGGCTTTCGGCGCTGATTACCAAGGCAACAAGCTTGGTACGATCGGCGACATCGGTTGCCTGTCGTTCTTCCCCAGCAAAAACCTCGGCGCCTACGGCGACGGCGGTATGATGCTGACGGACGACGATGAGATGGCCGAAAAGCTACGGATGCTCCGTAACCACGGAGCGCGCAAGAAATACCACAACGAAGTGGCCGGCTACAACTCCCGGCTCGACACGTTGCAGGCGGCGATCTTGCGGACCAAACTGCCGCACCTCGACTGGTGCAACGCGCGGCGGCTCGAAGCGGCCACGTACTACAGCGAGGCATTGGCCGAGGTCGAAGGGCTCTCTGTGCCAGCGACTCGCGACTACGGTACCCACGTCTTCCACCAGTACACCCTGCGGGTGAACGGTGGTCGGCGCGATGAGCTCCAGGAATCGTTGAAGGTGAAAGGGGTCTCCACGGAGATCTACTACCCTGTCGCGATTCACAAGCTCGAACCGTTCGCCGATTTCGGCTACGAATTGCCGGAAGCGGAGCGAGCGGCGGCTGAAGTGCTCAGCTTGCCCATCGGACCGGACCTGACTCGCGAAGAGCAGGACTACGTCATCCAGGCGATCAAGGAGTCACTCTCCTAA
- a CDS encoding SDR family NAD(P)-dependent oxidoreductase: MASNSKILKEHPEVGKLKGKKVVVTGGAGFIGSHLCEELVNLGADVTSIDDYSAGKERNLEFLKEAKNFRALKKDVTDQKDWEDIFGDADVVFHNAASKKNICLINPHRDLEVNAGGALNLMQQAMKYKVKKFVHASTGSVYGEPKVFPSNEEHPLVPVSYYGVSKLAGEKYVYAFHHLYGLNTTVLRYYHVYGTRQESNEFGGVVSIFLRNIIEGKPLTIFGDGTQQRSFTWVKDIVKANLLAAVTERSNGEAYNCASGIKVSIKELAENLVKMMKAPGVKIEYGDWLVGDVKYFDVDNSKIRDHLGLSFEKDFWGNMQKTIDEFLVYLEREKKLAAKTSKK; this comes from the coding sequence ATGGCAAGCAATTCCAAGATCCTGAAAGAACACCCTGAAGTTGGCAAGCTCAAAGGCAAGAAGGTGGTCGTGACCGGCGGGGCCGGTTTTATTGGTTCGCACCTCTGCGAAGAGCTAGTTAATTTAGGCGCCGACGTCACTAGTATTGACGATTACTCAGCCGGCAAAGAGCGCAATCTTGAGTTTCTCAAGGAAGCCAAGAATTTTAGAGCGCTCAAAAAAGACGTCACCGACCAAAAAGACTGGGAAGACATCTTCGGCGACGCTGACGTCGTCTTTCACAACGCCGCTTCCAAGAAAAACATCTGCCTGATCAACCCTCATCGCGATCTGGAGGTTAACGCCGGCGGTGCTTTGAACCTGATGCAGCAAGCGATGAAGTATAAGGTCAAGAAGTTCGTCCACGCTTCAACGGGTTCAGTTTACGGCGAGCCAAAAGTTTTCCCCTCCAACGAAGAGCACCCGCTCGTGCCGGTATCGTATTACGGCGTCAGTAAATTGGCTGGCGAAAAGTACGTTTACGCCTTCCACCACCTATATGGCCTGAATACTACGGTGCTCCGCTACTACCACGTTTATGGCACTCGCCAGGAATCGAACGAATTCGGCGGCGTCGTCTCGATCTTCCTACGCAATATTATCGAGGGTAAGCCGCTAACAATCTTTGGCGACGGCACCCAGCAGCGAAGCTTCACTTGGGTCAAAGACATCGTCAAAGCCAACCTACTTGCCGCCGTCACCGAGCGCTCAAACGGTGAGGCCTATAACTGCGCGTCCGGCATTAAGGTCAGTATCAAAGAGTTGGCTGAAAACTTAGTCAAGATGATGAAGGCGCCAGGTGTCAAGATCGAGTACGGCGACTGGCTGGTTGGCGATGTAAAGTACTTTGACGTCGATAACTCCAAAATTCGCGATCATCTAGGGCTAAGTTTCGAAAAAGACTTTTGGGGCAACATGCAGAAAACCATCGACGAGTTCCTAGTCTATCTTGAGCGCGAAAAAAAGCTCGCCGCTAAGACCTCAAAAAAGTAA
- a CDS encoding nucleotide sugar dehydrogenase translates to MLGAVSTLHQEASLLDKIRTKEAVVGVIGLGYVGLPFAVEAAKAGFPVIGVDQNQDRCDQVNGARNYIRDVDDTELKELVEGGKLVATHDFSRVPEMDVIVIAVPTPLTKNLTPDLTYVLGVTDELSRHLRAGQLVSLESTTYPGTTEGEMLPILERSGLKVEEDFYLVHSPERVDPGNIKYTTKNTHKVLGPVGPRSLEVAKAFYETTLDHIVVVSSASAAELVKVWENTFRAYNIAAVNELAMICDQLRLNVWEVVDAANSKPFGIMPFYPGPGVGGHCIPLDPHYLEHKAKELGITTEFIALAGKVNRNMPHFVVDKAARLLSDRAAKAVNGAKVLILGVAYKGDIDDDRESPALEVFRLFHERSAVLQYHDPFIPKTMIGDTLFESVELTDELFQSMDLVVITTNHSTVDYQGLIGQARLVLDTRGHTRTLGSFDNVVLL, encoded by the coding sequence ATGCTGGGTGCTGTGAGTACCCTACATCAAGAGGCGTCTCTGCTGGATAAAATCCGCACTAAAGAGGCTGTCGTCGGCGTGATTGGGCTGGGCTATGTGGGCCTCCCCTTCGCTGTCGAAGCGGCCAAAGCGGGTTTCCCGGTGATTGGCGTCGACCAAAACCAAGATCGTTGCGATCAGGTCAACGGCGCGCGGAATTACATCCGTGACGTCGACGACACTGAGCTGAAAGAACTCGTCGAGGGCGGCAAGCTTGTCGCCACGCACGATTTCTCGCGAGTCCCGGAGATGGACGTCATCGTCATCGCCGTGCCGACTCCCCTGACCAAGAATCTGACGCCGGACCTCACATATGTCCTTGGCGTCACCGACGAACTGTCGCGACACCTGCGAGCCGGGCAACTGGTTTCGCTGGAGTCAACGACGTACCCCGGCACGACCGAGGGTGAGATGCTGCCAATTCTCGAACGCAGCGGCTTGAAGGTCGAGGAGGATTTCTACCTCGTCCATTCGCCGGAGCGTGTCGACCCAGGCAACATCAAGTACACCACCAAGAACACCCACAAGGTGCTTGGTCCGGTTGGCCCTCGCTCGCTGGAGGTGGCCAAAGCCTTCTACGAGACGACGCTCGACCACATCGTGGTCGTGTCGAGCGCATCGGCAGCGGAGCTCGTCAAGGTCTGGGAGAACACCTTCCGGGCTTACAACATCGCTGCTGTCAACGAGCTGGCGATGATCTGCGACCAGCTCAGACTGAACGTTTGGGAAGTGGTCGATGCGGCCAATTCAAAGCCGTTCGGCATCATGCCCTTCTACCCAGGCCCGGGCGTTGGCGGGCACTGCATTCCGCTCGACCCGCACTACTTGGAGCACAAAGCCAAGGAGCTCGGGATCACCACGGAGTTCATCGCGCTCGCTGGCAAGGTCAACCGGAACATGCCGCACTTTGTCGTCGACAAAGCGGCGCGACTCCTAAGCGACCGAGCGGCGAAGGCCGTCAACGGTGCCAAGGTTCTCATCCTCGGCGTTGCCTACAAGGGCGACATCGATGACGATCGCGAGAGCCCGGCGCTCGAGGTCTTTAGGCTCTTCCACGAACGGAGTGCGGTGCTTCAGTACCACGACCCGTTCATCCCGAAGACCATGATCGGCGACACGCTCTTCGAGAGCGTCGAGCTTACCGATGAGTTGTTCCAAAGCATGGATCTGGTGGTCATCACGACCAACCATTCGACGGTGGACTACCAGGGTCTTATCGGGCAAGCCAGACTGGTTCTGGACACCCGCGGCCACACTCGCACCTTGGGCAGTTTCGACAACGTCGTCCTGCTCTAG
- the asnB gene encoding asparagine synthase (glutamine-hydrolyzing) gives MCGITGLITSSTGLEKRLKKMADVISHRGPDDEGFWIDDKGEVGLGHRRLSIIDLSSAGHQPMANEDGTVWIVFNGEVYNFGDIKPELEAKGHVFRSQTDSEVLIHAYEEYGEKMVGRLNGMWAFIIYDTKNQRLFASRDRMGVKPLYYYRSGQDLVLGSEIKAILASDLVKPAVDLEGLNEYFTFQNILSERTLFADVKMLPAGYNLTYDLAKKRLSLSQYWDLKYAPENKSEDEFAEMITETFRESMDRHLISDVPVGATISGGMDSSAIVATTTKHFRNLDTFTGGFDTKNLAEGDRSFDERGDARLIAKTFGTNHHERLISPSDALDYLPSIAYHFEDPKVAMCYTFYLIAEIVSKEVKVVLSGSGGDEAFAGYPWRYQLIEGKTNRHDFDQALYGWWSRLVKDQDKKRFFTPRVLGQIDLKTPFKEYGKIIDAAGDVSPVNKTLYFENKTFLHGMLMVEDKMDMAFSVEGRVPFLDNEMVDIARRIPDELKYRGGNGKYLLRKAFKQLLPEEITEKRKQGFTPPDQTWYRRELKDDIEDLLMGQKTLSHQYINPTYIRQVLDEHNAGADNRLIMWSLMFFEWWCRIYLDGQKVPTLGNEKVPTRVQAG, from the coding sequence ATGTGTGGCATCACCGGGCTCATTACTTCGTCGACAGGTCTCGAGAAGCGCTTGAAGAAGATGGCCGACGTCATCAGCCATCGCGGTCCGGACGACGAGGGTTTCTGGATCGACGATAAGGGCGAGGTTGGCTTGGGTCACCGTCGCTTATCTATCATCGATTTATCGAGCGCCGGTCACCAACCGATGGCCAACGAGGATGGGACGGTCTGGATTGTTTTTAACGGCGAGGTTTATAACTTCGGTGACATCAAGCCTGAGCTTGAAGCCAAAGGGCATGTTTTTCGCTCCCAGACCGACAGCGAGGTACTGATTCATGCTTACGAGGAGTACGGCGAGAAGATGGTAGGCAGACTCAACGGCATGTGGGCGTTCATTATTTACGACACAAAAAACCAACGCCTGTTCGCCTCCCGCGACCGCATGGGCGTCAAACCGCTTTATTACTACCGCTCCGGCCAGGACTTAGTGTTAGGCTCTGAAATCAAAGCGATTCTTGCCTCAGATCTAGTGAAGCCGGCTGTTGATTTGGAGGGCTTGAACGAGTACTTCACTTTTCAGAATATCCTCAGCGAGCGGACGTTATTTGCCGACGTCAAGATGCTACCAGCCGGATATAATCTGACTTACGACCTCGCCAAGAAACGGCTCAGTCTCAGCCAATACTGGGACCTAAAATACGCGCCGGAGAATAAGAGTGAGGATGAGTTCGCCGAGATGATTACGGAGACTTTCCGCGAGTCGATGGATCGCCATCTCATTAGTGATGTGCCTGTTGGGGCAACAATCAGCGGCGGCATGGACTCCTCAGCAATTGTCGCTACTACGACCAAACATTTCCGTAATCTCGACACTTTCACCGGCGGCTTTGACACCAAGAACTTGGCTGAAGGTGATCGCTCGTTCGACGAGCGCGGCGACGCCCGACTAATCGCTAAGACTTTTGGCACTAATCACCACGAACGCCTAATTAGTCCGAGTGACGCCTTAGACTACCTGCCTTCAATCGCTTACCACTTCGAAGACCCGAAAGTCGCGATGTGCTACACCTTCTACCTGATCGCCGAGATCGTCAGCAAGGAGGTGAAGGTCGTTCTATCTGGTTCTGGTGGTGACGAGGCTTTTGCCGGCTACCCGTGGCGCTACCAACTTATTGAAGGCAAAACCAACCGCCACGACTTCGACCAAGCGCTATACGGCTGGTGGAGCCGGTTAGTTAAAGACCAAGACAAAAAGCGCTTCTTTACTCCAAGGGTCTTGGGCCAGATTGATTTAAAAACGCCGTTTAAAGAGTACGGCAAAATTATCGACGCCGCTGGCGACGTTTCGCCGGTCAACAAAACACTCTACTTCGAGAATAAAACCTTCCTGCACGGTATGTTGATGGTTGAGGACAAGATGGATATGGCCTTCTCCGTTGAGGGTCGGGTGCCATTTCTGGATAACGAGATGGTCGATATCGCCAGGCGGATTCCTGACGAGCTTAAATACCGCGGCGGTAACGGTAAGTATTTGTTGCGCAAGGCCTTCAAACAGCTCTTGCCGGAGGAAATTACCGAAAAGCGGAAGCAAGGCTTTACGCCGCCCGATCAGACCTGGTACCGCCGCGAGCTAAAAGATGACATTGAGGATCTGCTGATGGGCCAAAAAACCCTTAGCCATCAATACATTAACCCAACCTATATTCGCCAAGTTCTTGACGAGCATAACGCCGGCGCCGATAACCGCTTAATTATGTGGAGCCTAATGTTCTTTGAGTGGTGGTGCCGGATTTATCTTGACGGCCAAAAGGTACCAACTTTGGGTAACGAAAAAGTGCCCACCCGCGTTCAAGCCGGGTAG
- a CDS encoding Gfo/Idh/MocA family oxidoreductase: MKIAVIGSGKWGINIVRTLHNMGNLGAVVETDPERRVTLATEYPGIPVYESHLAVAPEITAVAIATPAQSHYELASDLLRLGKDVFVEKPITLCLGEAQCLVETAQGLDRVLMVGHLLLYKGAINYIAEAIRRGEIGTLYSIHLERLGLGIVRSHENCLWSLGVHDVASLLHLVGQDPVKVTGHGQAALQAGVEDDYYVSFEFPDNVRAHLHCSWLWPVKQRGLTVVGSAGSLVYNEYDETVTLHRSRIGEDLKAINVDPEVVYTKPEGEEPLRNEMEHFIACVRDRTVPRSNGEQGLTVVKVLEAAKEAQS; the protein is encoded by the coding sequence ATGAAGATTGCCGTTATTGGTAGCGGAAAGTGGGGCATTAATATTGTCCGCACGCTCCACAACATGGGGAACCTGGGCGCAGTCGTCGAAACGGATCCGGAACGGCGAGTGACCCTCGCTACTGAGTACCCGGGTATTCCGGTGTATGAGAGCCACCTTGCGGTGGCGCCGGAAATAACCGCTGTGGCGATCGCGACACCAGCCCAATCCCATTACGAACTTGCCTCTGACCTTCTACGGTTGGGCAAGGACGTTTTCGTCGAAAAACCGATCACGCTTTGCCTCGGCGAAGCGCAATGTCTTGTCGAAACCGCTCAAGGTCTCGACAGGGTACTGATGGTCGGCCACCTCTTGCTCTACAAAGGGGCGATCAACTACATCGCCGAAGCGATTCGGCGTGGTGAGATCGGTACTCTCTATAGCATCCATCTGGAGCGTCTCGGTCTCGGGATCGTACGCTCTCACGAGAATTGCTTGTGGAGCCTAGGCGTTCACGACGTTGCCTCGCTGTTGCATTTGGTTGGCCAAGACCCTGTCAAGGTGACGGGACACGGCCAAGCGGCGCTTCAGGCAGGAGTCGAGGACGACTACTACGTTAGCTTCGAGTTTCCGGACAACGTCCGGGCTCATCTGCACTGCTCCTGGCTCTGGCCAGTCAAGCAGCGCGGCCTGACTGTCGTCGGCTCGGCCGGCTCGCTCGTTTACAACGAGTACGACGAAACGGTGACGCTTCACCGCAGCCGTATCGGCGAAGACCTCAAGGCGATCAATGTGGATCCCGAAGTGGTCTACACCAAGCCTGAGGGCGAGGAGCCGCTACGCAACGAGATGGAGCATTTCATCGCGTGCGTTCGCGACCGCACAGTGCCGCGATCGAACGGTGAGCAAGGTCTCACCGTGGTCAAAGTGCTCGAAGCGGCCAAGGAGGCTCAGTCATGA
- a CDS encoding glycosyltransferase family 4 protein, translating into MKRIIFSIVMWIYALFQALLFVAVVLPIFLVVIAPLSWLKYLLFRPKKPRVVWAPVPIINIHYNVRADRVSGYESDSVVYQTYHIVHKDLFTYNLTKWYQNHLTSFLVPLGTFLWASWRYDLFNFFYIGGFLYPNPLIKFFEYPLLRLAGKKIIVYPYGADVRLEDITRALGKYHCYSFHPKGYSERPAWIVRADIKAAALWANLMVSMGDMIEYTPGSRNDVFYWPIDTDAWTPQYPDPKKKAVTIVHAPNNRIVKGSDYLIDIVKRLKKEGYPVELDLVEKMPNEVAKQHYAKADIFAEQFLIGWHGFTAIEAMALGKPVLCYIRKKSYLPKGINCPIVNTNPDTLYETLKNLITDGALREKLGRQGREFAEKFYSLKAGGKRLAKIYREVWGGDVASVRGKD; encoded by the coding sequence ATGAAGCGAATTATCTTTTCTATCGTGATGTGGATTTACGCCTTGTTTCAGGCGTTGCTTTTTGTAGCCGTTGTTTTACCGATCTTCCTGGTGGTGATCGCGCCACTAAGTTGGCTGAAATACCTACTTTTTCGCCCCAAGAAACCGCGGGTTGTCTGGGCGCCGGTGCCAATTATCAATATCCACTACAACGTTCGAGCTGATCGCGTCTCGGGATACGAGAGCGACAGCGTCGTTTACCAGACCTACCATATTGTCCACAAGGACCTCTTCACCTATAACCTGACGAAGTGGTACCAAAACCATCTGACGAGCTTCCTTGTGCCGCTTGGCACGTTCCTCTGGGCAAGCTGGCGGTATGACTTGTTTAACTTCTTTTACATCGGCGGCTTCCTCTACCCTAACCCGCTGATCAAATTCTTTGAGTACCCGCTTCTACGGCTAGCAGGCAAGAAAATTATCGTCTACCCGTATGGGGCCGACGTGCGTTTGGAAGATATCACCCGAGCTTTGGGCAAGTACCACTGTTACAGTTTTCACCCGAAAGGCTACAGCGAACGCCCAGCCTGGATCGTCCGCGCCGATATCAAGGCAGCCGCGCTTTGGGCTAATCTTATGGTCTCGATGGGCGACATGATTGAGTACACGCCAGGGTCGCGTAACGACGTTTTTTACTGGCCAATTGATACTGACGCTTGGACGCCGCAATACCCCGACCCCAAGAAGAAGGCTGTAACGATAGTTCACGCGCCTAATAACCGAATCGTCAAAGGTTCAGACTACCTAATCGATATCGTTAAGCGTCTGAAAAAAGAAGGTTATCCAGTCGAGCTTGATCTCGTCGAAAAAATGCCGAATGAAGTTGCCAAGCAGCACTACGCCAAGGCAGATATCTTTGCCGAGCAATTTCTGATCGGTTGGCACGGCTTCACCGCTATTGAAGCGATGGCGCTCGGCAAACCAGTACTTTGCTATATCCGCAAGAAATCCTACTTACCAAAGGGCATCAATTGCCCGATCGTCAACACCAATCCAGACACGCTCTACGAAACCCTGAAGAACCTTATCACCGACGGCGCCTTGAGGGAAAAACTTGGCCGGCAGGGTCGGGAGTTCGCGGAAAAGTTTTACTCACTTAAAGCTGGTGGCAAGCGTTTGGCTAAAATATATCGTGAGGTCTGGGGTGGCGACGTTGCCTCGGTGAGGGGAAAGGATTAG